In the genome of Streptomyces globosus, one region contains:
- a CDS encoding cyclase family protein — MSTGQADAPLPPRPLPDPAADDPPGHGPLLSRAEFDGLFDSVRTWGRWTPAGRGAWNRVTPDHVRRAAALVRSGRTVPLGLPWDTRPGPDNGRPALHHMTDLGDVEPAEPATHKDFLAADYHGKAVTHLDALSHVAYRGELYGGTPARDAVGAGGARFGSVADLGALFTRGVLLDLPAALGVHWLEPGHTLHARDLLDAERLLGATLDEGCALLLRTGRFRRRGETGPWDSGTASAGLHPDAVPLLAERGISLLGADGDSDVRPSPVAGVHSPVHALAVAAMGVPLLDNLDLEQLSTACAEAQRYEFALVVAPLMVPGGTGSPVCPVAVL; from the coding sequence ATGAGCACCGGCCAAGCCGACGCACCCCTCCCGCCCCGGCCCCTGCCCGACCCGGCCGCGGACGACCCGCCCGGCCACGGCCCCCTCCTCTCCCGGGCCGAATTCGACGGGCTCTTCGACTCCGTACGCACCTGGGGACGCTGGACCCCCGCCGGCCGCGGCGCGTGGAACCGCGTCACCCCCGACCACGTGCGGCGGGCCGCCGCCCTGGTCCGCTCCGGGCGGACCGTCCCCCTCGGCCTGCCCTGGGACACCCGGCCCGGCCCCGACAACGGCCGACCGGCCCTCCACCACATGACCGACCTCGGCGACGTCGAGCCCGCCGAGCCCGCCACCCACAAGGACTTCCTCGCCGCCGACTACCACGGCAAGGCGGTCACCCACCTCGACGCCCTCTCCCACGTCGCCTACCGCGGAGAGCTCTACGGCGGGACGCCCGCCCGCGACGCCGTCGGCGCGGGCGGGGCCCGCTTCGGCTCGGTCGCGGACCTCGGCGCCCTCTTCACCCGGGGCGTGCTGCTCGACCTCCCCGCCGCCCTCGGCGTGCACTGGCTCGAACCGGGCCACACCCTCCACGCCCGCGACCTCCTCGACGCGGAGCGGCTCCTCGGCGCCACCCTCGACGAGGGCTGCGCCCTCCTGCTGCGGACCGGCCGCTTCCGGCGCCGCGGCGAGACCGGCCCCTGGGACTCCGGCACGGCCAGCGCCGGCCTCCACCCGGACGCAGTGCCGCTGCTCGCCGAGCGCGGCATCAGCCTGCTCGGCGCCGACGGGGACAGCGACGTCCGCCCCTCGCCGGTCGCCGGCGTCCACTCGCCCGTGCACGCCCTGGCCGTCGCCGCCATGGGGGTCCCGCTGCTCGACAACCTCGACCTGGAACAGCTCTCCACGGCCTGCGCCGAGGCGCAGCGGTACGAGTTCGCGCTGGTCGTGGCGCCGCTGATGGTGCCCGGGGGCACCGGGTCGCCCGTCTGCCCGGTGGCCGTGCTCTGA
- a CDS encoding pyridoxamine 5'-phosphate oxidase family protein, with product MMTAEEADAFLRGQRTCRAATVSADGRPHVGALWFAWDGASLWLYSLVRSRRWADLQADPRLSVVVDAGEEYGELRGIELSGRAEFVGEAPRTGAPCPELEEVERIFPVKNFGVAQMPHDGRHAWIRLTPESAVSWDFRKL from the coding sequence ATGATGACCGCCGAGGAGGCGGACGCCTTCCTGCGCGGGCAGCGGACCTGCCGGGCCGCGACCGTCTCCGCGGACGGCCGGCCGCACGTCGGGGCGCTGTGGTTCGCCTGGGACGGCGCCTCGCTGTGGCTGTACTCGCTCGTCCGCAGCCGCCGCTGGGCGGACCTGCAGGCGGACCCCCGGCTGTCGGTCGTGGTGGACGCGGGCGAGGAGTACGGGGAGCTGCGCGGGATCGAGCTGTCCGGCCGGGCGGAGTTCGTCGGCGAGGCCCCGCGCACCGGGGCGCCCTGCCCGGAGCTGGAGGAGGTGGAGCGGATCTTCCCCGTGAAGAACTTCGGCGTGGCGCAGATGCCGCACGACGGCCGCCACGCCTGGATCCGCCTCACCCCGGAGTCGGCCGTCTCCTGGGACTTCCGCAAGCTGTGA
- a CDS encoding isochorismatase family cysteine hydrolase: protein MPPSGRRPADRPAPGAPGATALLTVECQRGVVGEGGALPELAREARDSGMLARVAALVDAAHGAGVQVLHAVAERRPDGRGAGSNARLFRAAARLPVQQLAGSPAAEVAPPIRVAEEDLVVRRLHGLSPLAGTGVDALLRNLGIRTLVVAGVSANIAIPNTVFDAVNLGYEVVVPADAVAGVPAAYTADVLRHSLALVATLTTTGALTARWAAARAADAPGPR from the coding sequence ATGCCGCCATCCGGTCGCCGCCCAGCCGATCGCCCCGCGCCCGGCGCTCCGGGCGCCACGGCGCTCCTCACCGTCGAATGCCAGCGCGGGGTCGTGGGCGAGGGAGGCGCCCTGCCCGAGCTGGCCCGCGAGGCCCGCGACTCGGGCATGCTGGCACGGGTGGCCGCGCTGGTCGACGCCGCGCACGGGGCCGGAGTGCAGGTGCTGCACGCGGTCGCCGAACGCCGCCCGGACGGGCGCGGCGCCGGCAGCAACGCCCGGCTCTTCCGCGCCGCCGCGCGGCTTCCGGTGCAGCAGCTGGCGGGCAGCCCGGCCGCCGAGGTCGCACCGCCGATCCGGGTTGCCGAGGAGGACCTGGTCGTACGGCGGCTGCACGGGCTGTCGCCGCTCGCCGGCACCGGTGTGGACGCGCTCCTGCGCAACCTCGGCATCCGCACCCTCGTCGTGGCCGGCGTCTCCGCGAACATCGCGATACCGAACACCGTCTTCGACGCCGTCAACCTCGGCTACGAGGTCGTCGTCCCCGCCGACGCCGTCGCCGGAGTGCCCGCCGCCTACACCGCCGACGTGCTGCGCCACTCCCTGGCCCTGGTCGCCACCCTCACCACCACCGGCGCGCTCACCGCCCGCTGGGCCGCCGCACGCGCCGCGGACGCCCCCGGGCCGCGCTGA
- a CDS encoding PP2C family protein-serine/threonine phosphatase, with product MVLIIELTPLHFLYTGPVLCATPALAAVTMGPKGTLAAAGLAVAVSITTATYNQAWGSGQVYANFLALFLVSIASVTTSNTVRVRRESELNQVRRIAAAAQEVLLRPVPERLGPVRAASMYLAAETGAQIGGDLYEAVQTRFGVRMIVGDVRGKGLPAVRAAAVVLGAFREAAHYEEDLVEVVAHCGAALRRDAVAAGATDEHGLLEGFVTALVAQVGEGPVVEVVNRGHPPPMLLHEGRARPLLPAAALPPLGLEEFIAGPPGVTEAHPFAPGDRLLLHTDGVIEARDGDRVFFPLPEAMERLDGCGGREFLDGLRRELVRHTGGPLSDDVAMVLADRVAEAAVGPAGAPGPVCP from the coding sequence ATGGTGCTCATCATAGAGCTCACCCCCCTGCACTTCCTGTACACCGGCCCCGTGCTGTGCGCGACGCCGGCGCTGGCGGCGGTGACGATGGGGCCGAAGGGCACGCTGGCGGCTGCCGGGCTGGCGGTCGCGGTGAGCATCACGACGGCCACGTACAACCAGGCCTGGGGCAGCGGGCAGGTCTATGCCAACTTCCTCGCGCTGTTCCTCGTGTCGATCGCCAGCGTGACCACGAGCAACACCGTGCGCGTCCGCCGGGAGAGCGAGCTGAACCAGGTCCGCCGGATCGCGGCGGCGGCGCAGGAGGTGCTGCTGCGGCCGGTGCCGGAGCGACTGGGACCGGTACGGGCGGCGAGCATGTACCTGGCGGCGGAGACGGGGGCGCAGATAGGCGGGGACCTGTACGAGGCGGTGCAGACGCGGTTCGGGGTCCGGATGATCGTCGGGGACGTGCGCGGCAAGGGCCTGCCCGCCGTCCGGGCGGCCGCGGTGGTCCTGGGCGCGTTCCGGGAGGCGGCGCACTACGAGGAGGACCTGGTGGAGGTCGTGGCGCACTGCGGGGCGGCGCTGCGGCGCGACGCCGTGGCGGCGGGCGCGACCGACGAGCACGGCCTGCTGGAGGGCTTCGTCACGGCACTGGTGGCCCAGGTCGGCGAGGGGCCCGTCGTGGAGGTCGTCAACCGCGGGCATCCGCCGCCGATGCTGCTGCACGAGGGCAGGGCGCGGCCGCTGCTGCCCGCCGCGGCCCTGCCTCCGCTGGGCCTGGAGGAGTTCATCGCCGGCCCGCCGGGTGTGACGGAGGCCCACCCCTTCGCGCCCGGCGACCGGCTGCTGCTGCACACCGACGGGGTGATCGAGGCGCGCGACGGCGACCGCGTCTTCTTCCCGCTGCCGGAGGCGATGGAGCGGCTGGACGGCTGCGGCGGCCGGGAGTTCCTGGACGGGCTGCGGCGGGAGCTGGTCCGCCATACCGGCGGCCCCCTCTCCGACGACGTGGCCATGGTCCTGGCCGACAGGGTGGCGGAGGCGGCCGTCGGCCCGGCCGGTGCGCCCGGGCCGGTATGCCCCTGA
- a CDS encoding LysR family transcriptional regulator — MLNLERLRTLDALARHGSVSGAAGGLHVTTSAVSQQMAKLEREVGQPLLAKNGRGVRLTDAGRLLAEHAARILSQVELAQADIEARRGCAVGELRIGAFPTGMRGLLPRALTELRSHHPELRPRVREQEPAEGMAAVVRGDLDLALAIDWHNKRMPVPGELTREHLLDDLCDIAVPAGHPLAGRTQVSLGEIAEEEWISWKEGQFCHEWLVYTLRGIGVEPRIRHIAEEHHTQLAFVEAGLGVCVTPRLGRGPVPAGVRLLPVGEAVRRHVYAVWRADADRRPSIRAALDALRTAAGAAERVPGAR, encoded by the coding sequence ATGTTGAACCTGGAGCGCCTGCGCACCCTCGACGCCCTCGCCCGCCACGGTTCCGTCAGCGGCGCGGCCGGCGGACTCCATGTCACCACCTCCGCCGTCTCCCAGCAGATGGCCAAGCTGGAGCGCGAGGTCGGCCAGCCGCTGCTGGCCAAGAACGGCCGCGGCGTCCGGCTCACCGACGCCGGGCGGCTGCTCGCCGAGCACGCGGCCCGGATCCTCTCCCAGGTCGAACTGGCCCAGGCCGACATCGAGGCCCGCCGCGGCTGCGCCGTCGGCGAGCTGCGGATCGGCGCCTTCCCCACCGGCATGCGCGGCCTGCTGCCCCGGGCCCTGACCGAGCTGCGCAGCCACCACCCCGAGCTGCGGCCCCGCGTACGGGAGCAGGAGCCCGCGGAGGGCATGGCCGCCGTCGTCCGCGGAGACCTCGACCTCGCGCTGGCCATCGACTGGCACAACAAGCGGATGCCGGTGCCGGGAGAGCTCACCAGGGAGCACCTCCTCGACGACCTCTGCGACATCGCCGTCCCGGCCGGGCACCCCCTCGCCGGCCGTACGCAGGTCTCGCTCGGCGAGATCGCCGAGGAGGAGTGGATCTCCTGGAAGGAAGGCCAGTTCTGCCACGAGTGGCTCGTCTACACCCTGCGCGGCATCGGCGTCGAGCCGCGCATCCGGCACATCGCCGAGGAGCACCACACCCAGCTCGCCTTCGTCGAGGCCGGCCTCGGGGTGTGCGTCACCCCGCGCCTCGGCCGCGGGCCCGTCCCGGCCGGGGTGCGGCTGCTGCCGGTCGGCGAGGCCGTCCGCCGCCACGTGTACGCGGTCTGGCGGGCCGACGCCGACCGCAGGCCCTCGATCCGGGCCGCCCTGGACGCCCTGCGGACCGCCGCCGGGGCGGCGGAGCGGGTTCCCGGGGCGCGGTGA